In the Sesamum indicum cultivar Zhongzhi No. 13 unplaced genomic scaffold, S_indicum_v1.0 scaffold00445, whole genome shotgun sequence genome, TAGTTGAGTAGGAGAAATTGACAGCCGCATCAAAGGCTATAAACCACAAGAATATCTATAATAGAACTTCTGCCCATTTCTCTGCATGCACAAAGTTCTTCAGAAGCATTTGCCATAAGATTGAATAAGAATAATAGGTGATCTCCCTACATTAAATCAAGAATGCAACATAAACCTCCATCTTCTCTCATCTACTACTGAAATTTATACTTTGGACCGATGTCGTTCCCCCTCTCCTTCAATCAATATGTCAGCTGCTGCTCGATTCTGGACCAAAGTTATCAGCATGGTGGACTCCTATGGACTTGCAGGGTAACAGTTGTTGCTCCCAGTGCTACGTATTTGGCCCCCAGACTTCACTGTAATATGTGCAAGAGTTGGAATGCCAGGCAGGGGTTAAGCTCTTGGATAAGGAATAGGTAAACTCGAATCTTTGTCCGGGCTGACACAAGGAATGTACATAACTTGATTTGTTATCCCACAATATGGACTTTCAACGATGGCATGGAAGGAGCTACGAACGATGATAGGAAAACAGAGGAAATCAGGGTTCAGCTTTCATATGGCCTGGTGGTAGAGAACCTGGGAAAACAGTAAGGAAACTGCACTCAGCTTAAGAACTTCTGAGAGCAAATAAAGTTGGATGCGACGGTATCTGATATACCACTTAAATCTTGGGTATTTAGAGGAGCAGATGAGTTGAATCCCATGTGAACGACATTGTGAAGTTCATCTTCCCATACATTGGGTCCCTGCATATGATTCGCGACAAATAGAGTCAAGAATTTTATACCATATATCCGATAGAAAGAATACTATAAATTGATGAAACTTACTTGAGATGTAGGTTCTTTGAACCCTCCACTGATAGCGGGGGATTGGAGACTTATAGGCCTTCGTAGAGTTTCAGAAGAGTTGCTGAGAAGACCTGCCTGGATCAGTCCAGGCTGCGATGGATGAAGTGGAGTGGTGCAAAGAGTCATATCGGGTGGAAAAGCAAGTGAAGATGACATACCAGCTCTAGATTGTAGGATCTGTGGtcatttagttaattatattagaaaaacaCGGAATTGGAATTATATTATTGGTTGATAATCATGCTGGTCGTGAAGGGTGAGGCATATTCTTACATCTTTAGCTAGAAATCCTTCGATATTGAAGTCCAGCCGAGGATTCACTGTTGCGAGCTTCATTGACAGGAACTGAAACAGAGTAGAAATGCACTTATATTAACGATCTTTTTACTTGAATGGAAGCAGAAAAAGGATCAGAATTGTAGgctaaaaaatagaataaatgacTAAACTGTATATCAACGAATTCAAGAGACCCTTGCACTCATGAAAATCACATATAACAGAATGCCCTCCTGGAAAATTAGTACTACTTCCTTTCTTATGTGATAAATCCTGACAGAAGGTCTCACCGTTGAAGAACGACGTAATATGCAAAAAAACTCATCCAGGTAGCATGAAAGTTGAATAACAACAGAAGAACTGGGAGTACTTATCAATACCTCAACTTGCCGCTGTAGTGATTGCACATAATTGATGATTTCATCAAGCATAACAGCTTTTCCAGTGACCTGATGAGAAAAAGATATCTGGGGTCAATTACACCTTGCCGTCCTAGCTAATAAGGACCCTAAATTAACACTACATACCTTGCTGCAACCAGGCACAAGATCCTGAAGGAATTTCATCCTTTCACTAATCTTCTCCCTTCTCACCTACATTATCAatgaataattcaaattcaagaaatgaattgACGCTCAATGCGCTATATTTTGACAACGTTAAGAATGATCTTCCTGGGAAGAAACGTTCACAAGAGTATTACCCTTTCAGCAAGACTATGGCTGTTTGTAGCCTGACCTCTTCGTGCTCTAACGTGTATGTATTCTTCCTTGGGTGGATCTGAGCCTTGAGAACTCTGCTTACCATGCTTGCCACCAGGCTTACTGATTGAAGTTGGGTTTCGATCACCCTTTTCTTTAGTTTCCGCCATTCCTTTCGCCATATCAATAGATGGCCGTGGGGCttcattattttcatcatgTTCAGTATCCTGGAACGGCAAGACAATTGAGTCAATTACGAAAGAATGACTATGTTTTTGTACTATGGAAGTAACTaacactaaataaaattatcggGATCCGTCAAATTGACAGATGATTGAACAATGTCGAACCTGTCCGACTCTCTTCCTCCTCTTAGAGCCGAGCCCTTTACCAGAAGACTCCACAGCTGGCCCATTCAACTCCTCTTGGCCACCACGGCCACTAAATTCCGCCTCATCTGACTCATTACCTGACACACCAACTCCATGTTTTGCTTCATCATGAGAGTGCAATaaactttcacttttcttcTCATTCTTGGACGGGCTCCCTTCATTTCCAGGCTTCCTCCCAGGTAGTGAAGCCTCTTTGCTAACTTCAGTCACGTCCGTTTCATGTCCTTGGCTCTGCATTCCAGGCAGCGGTCTCAATCCATTTCCTCCAAAAATCTCATCCGGCCCTTGCATCGGTCCCAAGCCCCGTGAATAAGGATTTATCGGGCCAGGCGCACCAAAAGGATTCATCACTCCACCAAAATTCCCTCCACTGAAGCATGAAAACCTTGCTGCTCTTTCAATGAAAGCCGAATCAGCTGGAAAGTGAGGTAAGTTCTGAGGAAGCAGCCCAGGGACAGTTGGTAGAAACATACCCCCTCTCAACATTGAATTTGATGTCCAACCCATGTCAGCTCTAACAGGGCCATGGCTACTTGAAGTACTAGCATCGTTTCGGACATTCACATCAGAGTAGCCTAAACTTCGTCCATTGCTAGGCTGGTCCCAAGCTGGAGGGCAAAAATGGGCAGAGGGACGAGCAGAGGACTCCCCAATTGAGCTGCCCATTGAAATCATTTCAATGGTCGAATTCGTTAGGTGATTTCCATTAACTTGCCAGTCTGAAGTCATATTCGGTCCATGATAGTTTACAAGTTCGTCATTCCCCTTCCGTGGCTCAATATTACTATCCTTTCCAGCCATATCCATCTTTTTCTCATACAAGAGCTCGAAAAACAGCCAGCCAGTGTACTAATTACAACTCCAAGCAATCCTTCTAAGAATCAAGAAACACCCTGAGCAACAAGCAAATAAGCCAATCAACCACCCCACAAGAAGGTTTTCACTCTCCTTTGATATGAATCAACAACTACAAAATTCAGAACAACAATATGCAAGATATGATACTATCATTCACTAGCTGAAACAAGTAGGAATTCAACCACAAGAGACAAACTTTAGAAGGAGTCAGCTACAATTTTCTTAGACAAATAAgctcaaatattaaaaagaactCTTTCAGAAACAGCTGAACAGGTGAAATTAATAACTCACTCCAATTTCACTGTTCATTAATTGTAGAGAAACAGCACGCAGAACACCAAAAACATGTAACGAAATGCCACCACAACACTACTGCTACAACTATTTCCAAAGCACTCCACTGAAATTAAAGCACCAAAAGGCCATTAATGCCAGAAAAAAACACACCCCCAGTCCAATAAAGACCTCAAGAAAGCGGTCAGACCCCAGTCAATAGAAGCAGAAACATTATTTCAGCATCATAAATGCCACTCACACACTCATTCAAGAACAAAACCCTATGGTCTGTGAGGGAAAGAAAGGATTCCAGTAAGTACTCTGAAGAAACAGAAGGAAAGGCATAAAAAGATACCATTTTTCAGATTGTGGGCTACCTTTAAGAACTTCTGTACTGTTTTCAACAGcccatcaagaaaaaaaaaaggttttgaATTTCTGGGACCTTATTATTGTTCAAAGTTGAGGCTGTTATGTACTGTACTGTGAAACTCAGCTATTCAAGcaaacaataaaagaagagagagagagggagagaggaAAAACAAGATCAGGGagcacagagagagagagtaaatGAGATGGAGTGGAGAAGAgagcagagagagagagagtaaatGAGATggagaaagaaacaagaaataaatggGTCATTTTAGGCAAGTGAAAAAGGAAAGCTTATTAGGAAAGATGCTGCATTTATACCCACGCCTTGCATCAAAAAGAGAGCTCTTGATCATTAACCAGTAACCACCGCCACTGCTACTTGTTAAAAATTCTTAAACCATTAcagtgatgatgatgatacactgttaattattacttttattctttattatgCCTCTTCTTACAAATTACccattttcaagaaagttacatacatacatacggTAAAAGAAAATCAGGAAATCTTGCACAACCACACAAGTGgtgtttgaaaattgaaattttgaatgaatGTCCAAGTTGACTTCGTCATTTTCTTATACGGGTTGCTTTTTAAACATTCAAAATCTATATTTGCAGaaatcacaatatatatatatatatattattaaaacaaa is a window encoding:
- the LOC105180241 gene encoding transcription factor bHLH49-like isoform X2; the protein is MDMAGKDSNIEPRKGNDELVNYHGPNMTSDWQVNGNHLTNSTIEMISMGSSIGESSARPSAHFCPPAWDQPSNGRSLGYSDVNVRNDASTSSSHGPVRADMGWTSNSMLRGGMFLPTVPGLLPQNLPHFPADSAFIERAARFSCFSGGNFGGVMNPFGAPGPINPYSRGLGPMQGPDEIFGGNGLRPLPGMQSQGHETDVTEVSKEASLPGRKPGNEGSPSKNEKKSESLLHSHDEAKHGVGVSGNESDEAEFSGRGGQEELNGPAVESSGKGLGSKRRKRVGQDTEHDENNEAPRPSIDMAKGMAETKEKGDRNPTSISKPGGKHGKQSSQGSDPPKEEYIHVRARRGQATNSHSLAERVRREKISERMKFLQDLVPGCSKVTGKAVMLDEIINYVQSLQRQVEFLSMKLATVNPRLDFNIEGFLAKDILQSRAGMSSSLAFPPDMTLCTTPLHPSQPGLIQAGLLSNSSETLRRPISLQSPAISGGFKEPTSQGPNVWEDELHNVVHMGFNSSAPLNTQDLSGSLPPGHMKAEP
- the LOC105180241 gene encoding transcription factor bHLH49-like isoform X1 is translated as MDMAGKDSNIEPRKGNDELVNYHGPNMTSDWQVNGNHLTNSTIEMISMGSSIGESSARPSAHFCPPAWDQPSNGRSLGYSDVNVRNDASTSSSHGPVRADMGWTSNSMLRGGMFLPTVPGLLPQNLPHFPADSAFIERAARFSCFSGGNFGGVMNPFGAPGPINPYSRGLGPMQGPDEIFGGNGLRPLPGMQSQGHETDVTEVSKEASLPGRKPGNEGSPSKNEKKSESLLHSHDEAKHGVGVSGNESDEAEFSGRGGQEELNGPAVESSGKGLGSKRRKRVGQDTEHDENNEAPRPSIDMAKGMAETKEKGDRNPTSISKPGGKHGKQSSQGSDPPKEEYIHVRARRGQATNSHSLAERVRREKISERMKFLQDLVPGCSKVTGKAVMLDEIINYVQSLQRQVEFLSMKLATVNPRLDFNIEGFLAKDILQSRAGMSSSLAFPPDMTLCTTPLHPSQPGLIQAGLLSNSSETLRRPISLQSPAISGGFKEPTSQGPNVWEDELHNVVHMGFNSSAPLNTQDLSGISDTVASNFICSQKFLS